From Shewanella psychrophila, a single genomic window includes:
- a CDS encoding DUF885 domain-containing protein, whose translation MFKKLLKYSGLILLIILVSVSVFTAHEWFAKKPIMFRAFLDRTLIKIAFESPETLTSLGFLESVGINGHNAELDDDRPEKADELFVQLDDIHQTLLTYDDATLDENELLTKEIALYLLSFSDDAKAFRYHNYPVNQLFGIQNGYPSFMESQHQVNSIEDAEHYLSRLQKVKLKFEQNLLGLRIRELKGIIPPRFVIERVLTEMKGFVDTPIKDNILYTSLQSKLAEVGDIPIQEQASILLSAQERIQDYVYPAYGLFIDYFTELEAKAGTDDGIWHLPDGESAYQLSLKFFTTTDYTPDEIHNMGLLEVARLQSEILVILESEGYGVDNGFFTAIETMAADPKFYYEDSDEGREQILVDYQKILDEINMGLDDAFRIRPQAGMEVVRIPEFKEKTAPGAYYQPPALDGSRPGRFFANLYDIKATPKYSMRTLAYHEAIPGHHFQVAVAMELENMPFIRKMAPFTAYSEGWALYSEQVAWELGFQDDPFDNIGRLQAELFRGVRLVVDTGIHHKRWTREEAIEYMKLNTGMADSDVVSEVERYIVMPGQATSYKVGMMKILSLREKAKQALGDKFNLRDFHDIILKNGAVPLDILERLVDRYIGDSLIAKN comes from the coding sequence ATGTTCAAAAAACTCCTCAAATATTCCGGGCTAATTCTGCTCATTATCTTGGTTTCTGTTAGCGTTTTTACGGCCCATGAATGGTTTGCTAAGAAACCTATCATGTTTCGTGCCTTCTTAGATCGCACCTTGATAAAGATTGCCTTTGAGAGTCCAGAAACCTTAACATCCTTAGGCTTTCTCGAGTCTGTTGGCATCAATGGTCATAATGCAGAGCTCGATGATGATAGGCCTGAGAAGGCCGATGAGCTATTTGTCCAGCTTGACGATATTCACCAGACCTTGCTGACTTACGATGATGCTACTCTCGATGAAAATGAGCTACTGACTAAGGAGATAGCCCTATATTTACTCAGTTTTTCTGATGATGCGAAGGCCTTTCGTTACCATAACTATCCAGTGAATCAGCTTTTTGGTATTCAAAACGGCTATCCTAGTTTTATGGAATCTCAGCATCAGGTTAACTCAATCGAGGATGCTGAGCATTACCTGTCCCGACTACAGAAGGTGAAACTTAAATTTGAGCAGAACTTGCTGGGATTAAGGATCAGGGAGCTGAAGGGGATCATTCCACCGCGTTTTGTAATCGAGCGTGTTCTGACTGAGATGAAGGGGTTTGTTGATACGCCTATTAAAGATAATATACTCTACACTTCATTGCAGAGTAAACTAGCCGAAGTGGGGGATATTCCTATTCAAGAGCAGGCAAGTATCTTATTGTCGGCGCAGGAACGTATTCAAGACTATGTTTATCCGGCTTATGGCCTGTTTATCGATTACTTTACCGAGCTTGAGGCAAAGGCAGGAACCGATGACGGGATCTGGCACCTTCCCGATGGCGAGTCTGCTTATCAGCTATCACTCAAGTTTTTTACCACCACAGATTATACCCCGGATGAGATCCACAATATGGGTCTTTTAGAGGTTGCTCGACTCCAGTCTGAGATATTAGTCATCTTAGAATCTGAGGGTTATGGGGTTGATAATGGCTTCTTTACTGCGATTGAAACCATGGCGGCAGATCCTAAGTTTTACTACGAAGACAGTGATGAAGGTCGCGAGCAGATCTTAGTCGATTATCAAAAAATCCTCGATGAGATCAATATGGGATTGGATGATGCATTTAGAATTCGTCCTCAAGCCGGTATGGAAGTCGTGCGCATCCCTGAATTTAAAGAGAAAACAGCCCCTGGCGCTTATTATCAGCCCCCTGCGCTGGATGGCAGTCGTCCAGGCCGCTTCTTCGCTAACCTCTATGATATTAAGGCAACGCCTAAATACAGTATGCGAACTCTTGCCTACCATGAAGCAATACCCGGGCATCATTTTCAAGTAGCGGTAGCAATGGAGCTGGAGAATATGCCATTTATTCGCAAGATGGCACCTTTTACCGCTTACTCAGAAGGCTGGGCACTTTACTCTGAACAAGTGGCTTGGGAGTTAGGTTTTCAGGATGACCCTTTCGATAATATAGGTAGGCTGCAAGCCGAGCTATTTCGCGGGGTACGTCTGGTGGTGGATACCGGTATTCACCATAAGCGTTGGACAAGAGAGGAGGCCATAGAATATATGAAGCTCAATACCGGCATGGCCGATAGCGATGTGGTGTCTGAGGTTGAACGCTATATCGTGATGCCTGGTCAGGCTACTTCTTACAAAGTTGGCATGATGAAGATTTTATCTCTGCGAGAAAAAGCTAAACAGGCTTTGGGTGATAAGTTTAATTTACGAGACTTTCACGACATAATATTGAAAAATGGTGCCGTTCCCTTAGATATCCTTGAGAGACTTGTCGATCGTTATATTGGGGATTCACTTATCGCAAAAAATTAG
- the dgcN gene encoding N-acetyltransferase DgcN, giving the protein MIKPPYLLFIGDATDKLSIKMAQGAVDWSPKQCIGELSVAGCTVTTSLPQTSIVQAAELGAKSFVLGFANSGGVLDTKWHGVIKQALAQGLDIVSGLHEKLTDIEEIAELADSLGRQLIDIRHPQQSFKTGTGEKRKGKRLLTVGTDCSVGKMYTSLALEKEMQAQQFDADFRATGQCGILIKGEGVAIDCVISDFISGATELLSPDNNTAHWDIIEGQGSLSHPAFSGVSLGLLHGSQPDAIVICHALNRSHMRGLPKSQLPSIADTISLNLQAAKLTNPNAYVAGIAVNTSSVTIEEGQKICLAIANEFDLACADPLRDGVSSIVKSLKAWSPKAATDNKNPVITDMEKSA; this is encoded by the coding sequence ATGATAAAGCCCCCCTACCTTCTCTTTATTGGCGATGCCACAGATAAACTTTCAATCAAAATGGCGCAAGGTGCAGTCGATTGGAGCCCAAAGCAATGCATAGGCGAACTCAGCGTTGCAGGTTGCACTGTCACAACGAGCCTGCCTCAAACCTCAATAGTTCAAGCTGCAGAACTTGGTGCAAAATCATTCGTACTGGGTTTTGCCAATAGCGGCGGTGTACTTGACACCAAATGGCATGGGGTGATTAAACAGGCACTAGCCCAAGGCTTGGATATTGTCAGCGGATTACACGAAAAGCTGACCGATATAGAAGAGATAGCAGAACTTGCAGACTCCTTAGGCAGGCAACTTATCGATATCCGCCATCCTCAACAGTCATTTAAAACAGGCACAGGCGAAAAGCGCAAAGGTAAACGTTTGCTTACCGTAGGCACTGATTGCTCAGTAGGAAAGATGTATACCTCACTTGCCTTGGAAAAAGAGATGCAAGCCCAACAATTTGATGCTGACTTTAGAGCAACAGGTCAATGCGGCATTCTTATCAAGGGAGAAGGTGTCGCAATTGACTGTGTGATATCTGATTTTATCTCTGGCGCTACCGAATTATTGTCCCCCGATAACAATACTGCTCATTGGGATATTATTGAGGGACAAGGCTCGCTATCACACCCAGCATTTTCCGGTGTCAGCTTAGGCTTGCTTCATGGCTCTCAGCCAGATGCAATAGTGATATGTCACGCCCTTAATCGCAGTCATATGCGGGGACTCCCTAAAAGTCAGCTCCCCTCAATTGCTGACACCATTAGTTTAAATTTGCAGGCTGCGAAACTCACGAACCCAAATGCCTATGTGGCAGGTATCGCGGTGAACACCTCGAGTGTCACCATCGAGGAAGGGCAAAAGATCTGTCTTGCTATCGCCAATGAGTTCGATTTGGCATGTGCCGATCCTCTGCGTGACGGCGTATCAAGTATCGTCAAAAGCTTGAAAGCCTGGTCGCCTAAGGCAGCCACAGATAACAAAAATCCAGTTATAACAGATATGGAAAAAAGCGCATGA
- a CDS encoding patatin-like phospholipase family protein, producing the protein MPEKTAIVLGGGGARAAYQVGVLKAIVQFYPRNHGIPFKIICGTSAGAINGTSIATHASCFHLGVRKLEWVWRNFRTEKIYKSSARGILGHLCRMLLMSLQDDRINTNAGSLFNSDPLRDMLNQLINFIRIDRNIASGALDALSVDVSCYNTSRSVTFFQGSHDIANWHRDRRSGQRTQLNTDHLLASSAIPLIFPSVKLNQGYYGDGSVHQLAPLSSPIHLGAKKILVINLESPHKQLPQELAHHPRTATITGHLLDTIFSDTLNSDLERLERINNTLELIPEEKRESLPLTKIETLVIKPSEDLSQLASYYYKAMPTAVKAMLRPIGIKQDTDSSIVSYLLFEQAYCSALIDLGYQDAMCQIDELSDFFGITK; encoded by the coding sequence GTGCCAGAAAAAACAGCGATTGTGCTCGGCGGCGGCGGTGCTAGGGCGGCATATCAGGTGGGTGTGCTCAAGGCCATAGTGCAATTTTACCCCCGTAATCACGGTATCCCCTTCAAGATAATCTGCGGTACTTCAGCCGGAGCAATCAATGGAACTTCTATCGCCACCCATGCTTCCTGCTTTCATCTAGGAGTGCGTAAACTCGAGTGGGTATGGCGTAACTTTCGTACCGAGAAGATATATAAATCTTCAGCCAGAGGAATACTGGGCCATTTGTGCAGGATGCTACTCATGAGCCTGCAAGATGACAGGATCAACACCAATGCCGGTAGCCTGTTTAACAGTGATCCTCTGCGCGACATGCTCAATCAGCTCATCAATTTCATTCGCATCGACAGAAATATCGCCAGTGGTGCCCTCGATGCCTTAAGTGTCGACGTGTCCTGCTATAACACCTCGAGATCGGTTACCTTCTTCCAGGGGAGTCATGATATTGCTAACTGGCATAGGGACAGACGCAGTGGTCAACGTACTCAACTAAACACAGACCATCTACTTGCTAGTTCTGCTATCCCACTAATTTTTCCCTCGGTTAAGCTCAACCAGGGCTATTATGGCGATGGCTCAGTGCATCAGCTCGCCCCCTTGAGCAGCCCAATTCATCTTGGTGCCAAAAAAATCTTGGTGATAAATTTAGAGAGTCCCCACAAACAGCTACCACAAGAGTTAGCCCATCACCCTAGGACTGCGACCATTACCGGTCACCTGCTCGATACCATTTTCTCAGATACGTTAAATAGTGATTTGGAGCGTCTAGAGCGGATCAACAACACACTAGAGTTGATTCCTGAAGAGAAGAGAGAGTCACTGCCTCTCACCAAGATAGAAACCTTAGTCATCAAGCCCAGTGAAGACTTAAGTCAGCTGGCGTCCTATTACTATAAAGCGATGCCGACGGCGGTGAAAGCTATGCTCAGACCTATCGGCATAAAACAGGATACCGATTCGAGTATCGTTTCCTACCTGCTGTTCGAACAGGCTTACTGCAGCGCCCTTATTGACTTAGGTTATCAGGACGCCATGTGCCAAATAGATGAGCTTAGTGACTTCTTCGGGATAACTAAATAG
- the tilS gene encoding tRNA lysidine(34) synthetase TilS, with product MSPDGIKNDFDVADLIADLVESSGIKPGAKLVLAYSGGVDSELLALGLSEFAREHTQYRYLLIHVHHGLSDNADAWASHCESRADFYGIPNSIKRIVVDTGPRKSVEAEARSSRYDAIKSEMVSGDALLTGHHLDDQLETVLLALKRGLGPKGLSAMGSTQVFDGDKHIIRPLLSISREQIEMKAKGLGLVHITDESNSDDKYDRNFLRLEIIPRLKARWGAIATTASRSAFLCAQQQAVIDNEVSERLPAFISSSEWGDSLDLGLLAEQSVSWQSLLFRGFINRLGFAPPSQTQLAQSLSQLLTARRDAKIELRMGTLLIRRYQGRAYLSSVADEKCEPHVRKFIEVDTSSLLDKDVDISLLLSVRNRLSITKVNNSDRVRLPEMGLQVSIRFSVKGSTRCHPSDRVKARELKKLWQEYDIPPWERERVPCIFYGEQLVCAVGYWIDTEYVCEQGELGLVFTPHQV from the coding sequence ATGTCACCGGATGGAATAAAAAACGACTTCGATGTCGCCGATTTAATCGCTGACCTCGTCGAGTCATCGGGAATTAAACCGGGCGCTAAGTTAGTCCTCGCTTACAGTGGTGGTGTCGATTCTGAGCTGTTAGCGCTAGGCCTTTCTGAGTTTGCCAGAGAGCATACCCAGTACCGTTACTTGTTGATTCATGTTCATCATGGTCTGAGTGATAATGCCGATGCTTGGGCGAGCCATTGTGAGTCAAGGGCTGACTTTTACGGGATCCCCAATAGTATCAAACGGATCGTGGTGGATACTGGCCCGCGTAAGAGCGTCGAGGCCGAGGCGAGAAGTTCACGTTATGATGCAATAAAATCAGAGATGGTGTCTGGTGATGCATTGTTGACAGGGCATCATCTGGATGACCAGCTTGAAACTGTGCTCTTGGCATTAAAGCGAGGCCTAGGTCCTAAGGGGCTATCGGCGATGGGAAGCACGCAAGTTTTCGATGGTGATAAACACATAATTCGACCTCTTTTATCCATCAGCCGCGAGCAGATCGAGATGAAAGCCAAGGGGCTTGGACTGGTTCATATTACCGATGAGAGTAATAGCGATGACAAGTATGACCGTAACTTTCTTCGCTTAGAGATTATCCCCAGACTCAAAGCCCGTTGGGGAGCTATCGCGACAACTGCGAGTCGTAGTGCATTTCTATGTGCCCAGCAACAGGCCGTTATCGACAATGAAGTGAGTGAACGCTTACCCGCTTTTATCTCATCCAGTGAGTGGGGGGATTCTCTCGACTTAGGGCTTCTTGCCGAGCAGAGTGTCAGCTGGCAATCATTGCTCTTTAGAGGTTTTATAAACAGATTAGGCTTTGCTCCACCATCCCAGACTCAATTAGCTCAATCTCTGTCTCAATTATTGACGGCAAGGCGTGATGCCAAGATCGAGCTTCGAATGGGTACATTATTGATTAGACGCTACCAGGGCCGTGCTTATCTTTCGTCGGTAGCGGATGAAAAATGTGAGCCGCATGTTCGGAAGTTTATCGAGGTCGACACCAGCAGTTTATTAGATAAAGATGTAGATATTAGTCTTCTCTTATCCGTGCGTAATAGGCTGTCGATAACTAAGGTGAACAACTCAGACAGGGTGCGTCTTCCTGAGATGGGACTGCAAGTTAGCATTCGCTTTTCAGTTAAGGGAAGTACCAGGTGTCATCCTAGCGATAGAGTTAAAGCCAGAGAGCTGAAAAAATTATGGCAAGAATATGACATTCCACCATGGGAGAGAGAAAGAGTGCCCTGTATTTTTTACGGAGAGCAACTAGTGTGTGCCGTGGGTTATTGGATAGACACCGAATACGTATGCGAACAAGGTGAGCTCGGGTTAGTGTTCACCCCACATCAGGTTTAG
- a CDS encoding dipeptide epimerase produces the protein MISSKKLLHFHGEDFELLAIKQSIPLKHVFRIARGAKHSAQVVVVLLKYKGLIGWGESVPYGRYAETIESTITAIKTVCTHTKQFMGLAHSIASNSQGAAQNALDCAYLDLQAKLTRETIETRFNLPNPQAVITAQTLSIDTPTAMAEAAKTLEKSPLIKVKLDSVDIIEKMTAIHNMVPHSLFIVDANEAWSIDELRQSADELAALNVVLIEQPLPAGEDEALTELNIDIALCADESCHTVKDLPSLLGKYDVVNIKLDKTGGLTEAVTLAEQAKLMGFDIMLGCMVGSSLAMAPAFLLSPFAKYIDLDGPLLVKDDRQVSFDIHHGLMQPFSQKLWGGITPESNSEASHLLKL, from the coding sequence ATGATCAGCTCAAAAAAACTGCTTCACTTTCATGGGGAAGATTTTGAGTTACTCGCTATTAAGCAATCAATCCCCCTCAAACACGTGTTTAGAATTGCCCGCGGTGCAAAACACTCTGCGCAAGTGGTTGTGGTACTACTGAAATATAAAGGGCTCATAGGCTGGGGCGAGTCTGTCCCCTATGGACGATACGCAGAGACAATAGAGAGCACCATAACAGCTATAAAGACTGTCTGTACCCATACTAAGCAGTTTATGGGGTTAGCCCACTCTATCGCTAGCAACAGCCAAGGCGCAGCGCAAAATGCATTGGACTGTGCCTACCTAGATCTACAAGCTAAGTTAACCCGTGAAACAATAGAAACCCGCTTTAACTTACCGAATCCGCAAGCGGTAATAACGGCGCAAACATTGAGCATAGACACCCCTACAGCGATGGCTGAAGCGGCGAAAACGCTAGAAAAATCCCCTCTCATCAAGGTTAAACTCGATAGTGTCGATATTATTGAGAAAATGACAGCTATCCATAATATGGTCCCCCATAGCCTATTTATTGTGGATGCTAATGAGGCATGGTCTATAGACGAATTACGCCAATCTGCAGATGAATTAGCCGCGCTTAATGTGGTGCTGATTGAGCAACCTTTGCCCGCAGGAGAAGATGAAGCACTCACTGAATTAAATATCGATATTGCCCTATGCGCCGATGAGTCTTGTCATACCGTAAAAGATCTTCCTTCACTTTTGGGAAAATATGACGTCGTCAACATCAAGCTTGATAAGACCGGAGGCTTAACCGAAGCGGTGACACTGGCAGAGCAAGCCAAATTAATGGGTTTTGATATTATGCTTGGCTGTATGGTGGGAAGTTCACTGGCGATGGCACCGGCATTTTTGCTGAGCCCATTTGCTAAATATATCGACCTAGATGGGCCTTTATTGGTCAAAGATGACAGGCAAGTAAGCTTCGATATTCATCATGGTCTGATGCAACCTTTTAGCCAAAAACTTTGGGGAGGAATTACCCCTGAAAGCAACAGTGAAGCGAGTCATCTGCTTAAGCTGTGA
- a CDS encoding monovalent cation:proton antiporter family protein encodes MEHSFLIQVLSMLVIAIISIALLRRAGLPAILAYLVTGVISGPSGFNWFSQHQMQSVAELGVVLLMFSLGLEFSLPRLWAMRRTVFGLGSAQVVVTTLLATCISLLSSLSIVESLVVGSAIALSSTAIVLKLLNEQGWLRRRHGELSVSVLLFQDLAVVPLLILLPLLASGGETLSIQSIGYAMAEGVLAFIALMAFGKWGLPRLFDEVARSRSNELFMLSTLVVALLTGALTQWLGLSMALGAFMAGMLLGESQYKRQLEADIRPFRDLLMGLFFISIGMLIDFSLVLQFWWQILIILIAVIVGKALVVFALLRLAKESFRISVSTALSLAQVGEFSFVVLALAVNYELLDIELSTKLVMVAVLSMAIAPWLVRHSPDIARRLQGVKSKGEKTLAIEPKIEHQNDLVLILGYGRVGQTIARFMKTEAVPFLVLDLDPTRVSEARKAGEPVYFGDVCKRSILKQAKIREAKLIVLTFSSSRILEEVLPLCRQLAPEAKILVRTRDDTGMEELEKAGASQVIPETLEGSLMLVSQVLYQCGVPLTRILKRLEYERRNHYKYLHGFFSGAETDFTLEHLHAVALPKGASAVGMTLAEIPWEKLRVELRAVRRSGAEVESPALDWIIRSGDTLIILGKPRRIEKAEIHLLQG; translated from the coding sequence ATGGAACACAGTTTTCTTATCCAGGTTCTATCGATGCTTGTCATCGCGATCATCTCCATAGCCTTACTTAGGCGGGCGGGCTTGCCTGCTATCTTGGCATACCTTGTCACAGGGGTGATCAGTGGGCCATCAGGTTTCAATTGGTTTAGTCAGCATCAAATGCAATCGGTAGCGGAGCTGGGTGTTGTCTTGTTGATGTTTAGTCTTGGCTTAGAGTTCTCTCTGCCAAGGCTTTGGGCCATGAGACGTACGGTATTTGGACTCGGTAGTGCTCAAGTGGTGGTCACTACTTTATTGGCAACCTGTATTTCACTGCTCAGTTCCCTGAGCATAGTGGAGTCACTGGTTGTGGGGTCTGCAATAGCACTCTCGTCGACTGCCATAGTGCTTAAGCTGCTAAACGAGCAAGGTTGGCTCAGACGCCGCCATGGCGAGCTTTCGGTCAGTGTGTTGTTATTTCAAGATCTTGCGGTTGTCCCTCTGTTAATCTTGCTGCCTCTACTCGCCTCTGGTGGTGAGACCTTGTCGATACAAAGCATAGGTTACGCTATGGCCGAAGGGGTATTGGCCTTTATTGCCCTGATGGCGTTCGGTAAGTGGGGCTTACCTAGGCTATTCGATGAAGTGGCTCGTTCCCGCTCCAATGAACTTTTTATGTTGTCGACACTAGTGGTGGCTTTGCTGACAGGTGCATTAACCCAATGGTTAGGCTTATCTATGGCGTTAGGCGCCTTTATGGCGGGTATGTTGTTAGGAGAAAGCCAATATAAGCGCCAGTTAGAGGCTGATATTAGACCCTTCAGGGATCTTTTGATGGGCTTGTTCTTCATCTCTATCGGCATGTTAATAGATTTTTCACTGGTACTGCAGTTCTGGTGGCAGATTTTAATTATCCTCATCGCCGTGATCGTAGGCAAGGCCTTGGTGGTGTTTGCCTTGCTCAGGCTGGCGAAAGAGTCATTTAGGATCTCGGTATCCACAGCTTTGAGCTTAGCTCAGGTGGGTGAATTTAGTTTTGTGGTGCTGGCATTGGCGGTGAATTATGAACTGCTTGATATCGAGCTCAGTACTAAGCTGGTGATGGTGGCGGTATTATCTATGGCCATCGCTCCTTGGCTAGTGCGTCATAGTCCTGATATCGCCCGCAGGCTGCAAGGGGTTAAATCTAAGGGAGAGAAAACCTTAGCCATAGAACCTAAAATCGAGCATCAAAATGATCTAGTCTTGATATTGGGCTATGGACGTGTTGGTCAGACTATTGCGCGTTTTATGAAGACAGAAGCGGTTCCTTTTCTTGTGTTGGATTTAGATCCTACCCGAGTTTCAGAGGCGCGAAAGGCCGGTGAGCCTGTGTATTTCGGTGATGTGTGTAAGAGAAGCATACTCAAGCAGGCCAAGATTAGGGAGGCTAAGTTAATCGTACTGACCTTCAGCAGCAGTCGTATCTTGGAAGAGGTGTTACCTCTCTGTCGTCAGCTGGCACCCGAGGCTAAAATTTTAGTACGTACCCGAGACGACACTGGCATGGAAGAGCTCGAAAAAGCGGGTGCGAGTCAGGTGATCCCTGAAACCTTGGAAGGCAGCTTAATGTTGGTCTCTCAAGTTCTGTATCAATGCGGAGTACCGCTAACGCGTATACTCAAGCGTTTAGAGTATGAGCGCCGTAACCATTACAAGTATCTTCATGGCTTCTTCTCCGGCGCCGAGACAGATTTCACCTTGGAGCATCTTCACGCTGTCGCTCTACCTAAGGGGGCCAGTGCCGTAGGCATGACTTTAGCGGAGATCCCCTGGGAGAAGCTAAGAGTCGAGTTACGGGCCGTGAGACGCAGTGGGGCCGAAGTTGAAAGTCCGGCGCTCGATTGGATCATACGTTCGGGTGATACCCTGATTATTCTGGGTAAGCCAAGACGTATCGAAAAAGCCGAGATTCATCTATTACAAGGCTAA
- a CDS encoding GGDEF domain-containing protein — MDFGLATDFYSNELRYQPELLDSQSRDPDLVQIIQHLHESLDPRTVFACFGKIMGQHLPISGIKLRYNKYQFTWGTHQGLSIKQQLVHQGNTARLEYNLASPLMPSQAKQLQLLQTLVILPLFNATQFQEMSQQAMYDSLTRLGNRHYYIESLKKAIATSTRHTNALSIVILDLDNFKMLNDVHGHQFGDTVLSEFGQLLTKAIRDTDQAFRVGGDEFVVVVRGNLTAAEILCQRVLEAMSKLPLFEKHQVQTSLGISQWKSDESATSLYERADKALYRAKAAGRRCYRADLS; from the coding sequence ATGGACTTTGGCCTAGCAACAGACTTTTATTCTAATGAACTAAGATATCAACCTGAGTTACTTGACTCCCAGAGTCGGGATCCAGATCTGGTACAAATCATTCAACATCTACATGAAAGTTTAGATCCCAGGACAGTTTTTGCCTGTTTCGGCAAGATCATGGGACAACACTTGCCTATTTCCGGTATTAAGCTGAGATACAACAAATACCAGTTCACTTGGGGTACACACCAAGGGCTTTCCATCAAGCAGCAACTGGTACATCAAGGTAATACGGCGCGTCTCGAATACAATTTAGCCTCTCCTTTGATGCCTTCACAAGCAAAGCAATTACAACTGTTGCAAACCTTAGTAATATTACCCTTGTTTAATGCCACTCAATTTCAAGAGATGTCGCAGCAGGCGATGTATGATTCACTCACCAGGCTGGGTAATCGTCATTACTATATCGAGAGCCTCAAGAAAGCCATAGCGACATCCACTCGACACACTAATGCTTTATCCATTGTGATCTTAGATCTCGATAACTTTAAGATGCTAAATGATGTACACGGACACCAATTTGGCGACACTGTACTCTCAGAGTTTGGCCAGCTGCTCACTAAAGCCATCAGAGATACCGATCAGGCGTTTCGTGTGGGAGGTGATGAATTTGTTGTAGTAGTCCGGGGGAATTTGACTGCTGCCGAGATCTTATGCCAGCGAGTACTAGAGGCCATGTCTAAACTGCCGCTATTTGAGAAACATCAAGTACAAACCAGCTTAGGCATATCACAATGGAAGAGCGATGAATCTGCTACATCCTTGTATGAGAGAGCAGATAAAGCACTCTATCGGGCAAAAGCGGCTGGCCGTAGATGTTATAGAGCAGACTTGAGTTAA
- a CDS encoding SGNH/GDSL hydrolase family protein, whose product MRKNIPILAEATGGRSGRLGEGRPLSVLVVGDSAAAGVGVETQEDALSGCLTRILAQKYCVDWSLVAKSGNTTEDLIETLQGRPFQADSLSVDSSEASFLDDYSPQDKNIDGNSLNDNGGPDIDVVLVSLGVNDLLSPIRESHWIAQQVRLITLLKSKFAAKHILMTAVPPMHCFPALPQPLRWFLGLRASEFNRKLVSLIELESECELVIIPLMPIASDMASDGFHPGADVYRLWGGTAAKAIEKRIELQ is encoded by the coding sequence GTGCGCAAAAATATACCTATTTTGGCTGAAGCTACTGGGGGACGCAGTGGTCGCTTAGGAGAAGGCAGGCCTCTGAGTGTACTGGTAGTTGGAGACTCTGCTGCGGCTGGAGTCGGTGTCGAGACCCAAGAAGATGCTCTCAGTGGCTGTTTGACTCGGATTCTGGCACAGAAATATTGCGTAGATTGGTCTCTGGTAGCGAAATCGGGCAATACCACGGAAGATCTTATCGAGACGTTACAAGGGCGACCTTTTCAAGCCGACTCTTTATCCGTGGACAGCTCGGAGGCTAGTTTTCTTGACGACTATAGCCCACAAGATAAGAATATAGATGGCAATAGTTTAAATGATAATGGCGGACCTGATATCGATGTAGTATTGGTCTCGCTTGGGGTCAACGACCTCTTGAGCCCGATAAGAGAGAGCCATTGGATAGCTCAGCAGGTGCGGTTAATTACATTACTTAAATCAAAATTTGCTGCCAAACATATCTTGATGACAGCAGTACCGCCCATGCACTGTTTTCCTGCCTTACCCCAGCCATTAAGATGGTTTCTGGGACTGAGAGCATCGGAATTTAATCGTAAGCTAGTGTCGCTTATCGAGCTTGAAAGTGAGTGTGAGCTGGTCATTATCCCCCTTATGCCGATAGCGTCGGATATGGCCAGTGATGGCTTCCACCCAGGAGCAGACGTATATCGGCTTTGGGGAGGCACAGCTGCTAAGGCCATCGAAAAGAGAATTGAGCTTCAATAG